The region TTCTTAATGAATTCGTTACCGATATAGAAACAAAAATCAACGAAACAGGCCATGGATTAACAGGATTGCAGCGTGATATCCGTGAAATTGATCAAAGTGCTGCCAAAGTGGTCGATAAAATTTTGGAAAAGAAAAACCAATGACGTAAAGCAAATTAAAGCGTGCACAAGCAGGCTTATTTTTTTTGCGTGAATTTTTTGGTATGCTTTTAGATATATTTGTGTTTTCGAGTGGAGGAAGACTATGAAAAAATCAAGTAATTCATTTACGATACTACTCCAAAAAAATAAGGGACTCATGTGGCTGCTGATTTTGACGATTACACTCCTTTGGGGCTATGCATGGGTGTTAATGAAAGAAGTACTTGCATATATGGGACCGTTTACTTTTTCCTCCTTTCGATTTGCAACAGGGTCGATCGCGTTGCTATTGATTGTATGGCTGTCCAAAAAACGATTTCCGCTCAAACGATATTGGAAACCGTTATTAGTACAAGGAATCTTGCAAACATCCATTGTTTTTCTCCTCGTTATGTATGGACTCCGGTTTGTGGATGCAGGGAAATCCTCGGTACTATTATATTCGATGCCAATGTGGAGCAGTTTATTGGCCGGAAAATTCCTCGGTGAAAAATTGACATCAGCAAAATGGGTCGGTTTACTGATTGGGATGGTTGGGCTTTTAACTATTTTGGGCTGGGACATATGGATTGGTCAAAGCATAAAGGTTCTTTTTGGGGAGTTGCTTATCATTATTGCTGCCATATCCTGGGGTGTCTCAAATGTTTATTTTCGTAGGAAACTTCAGCATTTGCCAAAATTGGAAACCAACGCTTATCAAATGCTGTTTGGTACAATCGTCATGATTATTGTCACGTGTCTCATGGAGTGGGGAGAACCAATTGATTTAAACGTACATAGTATCTACTATATTTTGTTTACTGGTATTCTGGCATCTGCGTTATGTTTTACAGTTTGGTTCCTCATTTTAAGTTTAATAGATATGGTGACCGCAACGATTTCCACACTGCTGGTCCCGGTTTTTGGCTTGTTGTTCAGCAGTTTGATTATTGACGAGAAACTATCTGTTGGTGTTTTAACTGGCTCAGGCTTGATTATATTCGGGATTATTGTTGCACAGGTGACGAGGAAAGAAAAAGCACAGAGAGATAAGGCAGATGTCCAGCAAGGCAGGTAAAATTCAAAACCCTCACATTATCGTTTGTGAGGGTTTTGAAGGTTGTTACTTGTTACTCGCTAAAAGAACAGTAGACCAATAGCGATTGGGAAGAAACTGTAGATTAGGATCAAGACACAAAAGCCCATGATATCGCGAACTTTCAAACCGGCAATCGCTAGTAACGGCAATGCCCAAAATGGCTGAATCATATTGGTCCATGCATCTCCCCATGCAACAGCCATCGCAGTTTTCGCCGTATCTGCACCAATTTCCAGTGCAGCCGGTACCATAATTGGTCCTTGAACTGCCCATTGCCCGCCACCGGAAGGAACAAAGAAATTGATGATACCGGCACTAATAAAGGTAAACAATGGCAGAGTTGTTTCATTGGAAATACTGACAAACCATAAAGACATTTGTTCCGATAATCCGGATGCGACCATCATACCCATAATGCCGGCATAAAAAGGAAATTGAATAATGATCCCGCCGGCATTTTTCACCGCACTGGTAACACTGTTCAAAAACCGGCGTGGTGTTTGGTGAAAAATAATTCCCAAGAACAGGAAGGTAAAGTTAACAATGTTGATATTTAAATCAAAACCATTTTTGAAAAAGAAGTAAATAACGAAACAAAGTCCCAGAATACCTGTGAGATAGGAAACGATCCGGCTGTTTTCCAGTCGTTCTGCGGGTGTCAATTTTTCGATATCCACGCTATCTTCCGCTTCATTTTCAGTCATAGATTCCGACTTCCATGATGTTGCATCAGTATTTTGCAATGGTCCTCTCGACTTTATCAAAAACCGGTTAAAAAATGGTAAGGTAAACAATAGCACCAAAACGATAAAAATATTAAACCAACTGAACAATGTTTCGGTTACAGGAATAATACCAATAGAATCTTCCAGAAAATGTCCCGGGGTTGCGATTAATAGCGGAATGGAACCGGATAATCCGCCATGCCACAGAAGAAATCCACTATATGCACTTGCCATCAGTACCCGATAATCCACTGTCGGAACGCGTTTTGCGAGATGAATAGCGTATAATGCACCAACAACCAATCCAAATCCGTAATTGATTAAACAAGCGATGGAGGCAATAAAGGTAACCGCCAAAATAGCTTGTTCAGGCGTATTTGCCAGCTGGCTTAATTTGGCCAGCAGCTTTTTGATGATTGGTGTGCTAGCTAGAATGTAGCCTGTTACTACAATTAAGGACATTTGCATGGCGAAATCAAGTAAATCCCAGAACCCGGATCCCCAGTAATCAATCATCTGGATTGGTGAACTGCCGGTAAAAATGATACCCAATACAAAAACAGCAAACGTTAAAATGATCGCAAATAAAAACGCATCAGGCAAAAAGCGCTGTACCATCCGATCGAAAAAAATTGTGATTGACCGCATAAATTTCCCCTCCTTTTTATGAAATCGGTTTCTAATTATATATTACCAAATGGTTTTTAAAATGGGTATATAATTTATTTTTATTAATTTTAAAATGGAATATATTAATCCAAACATTTACAAAATACTGTGATTCATTATATTATAAAGGTGGATGAAAATCGCTTTGGATTAATTATGAAATGACAAAGGTGGAATCTGGATGAATGATCAATCTCTGCAACATGTCAAGGCAGTATTTATGGATTGGGCAGGAACAATGGTTGATTATGGTTGTTTTTGTCCGCTGGATGTATTCTTGGAAGTCTTTAATAAAAAAGGTATTGAAGTTTCACATGAAGAGGCACGTGAACCAATGGGACTTCCTAAGCGGGATCATATTAAAAAAATTTGCGAAATGGATAGAATTGCAAATGCCTGGGAAAAGAAGTACGGGCGATTTCCCAATGAAAAAGATGTGGATGGACTATATGCTGATTTTGAACCGGCTTTGTTGTCTATTTTACCAAGTTATAGCACACTTATTCCAGGTGCTGCTGAAACTGCCCAATGGTTACAAAAGAATGGAATTAAGATAGGATCAACAACAGGATACACAAGGGATATGATTGATATCGTGGTCCCGTCGGCAAAACAACAGGGATACGATCCCGACTCAGTCGTTACATCTGATGAAGTTCCAGCCGGACGTCCAAACCCTTGGATGATTTTTCGTAACGCTATGAACCTAGGAGTCTACCCATTAAGTCATACGGTTAAAATTGGTGACACGTTAAATGATATAAACGAAGGAATAAATGCTGGAACGTGGGTTGTAGGGGTTGTAAAAGGAAGTAGCGAACTGGGCATGACTGAAAAAGAGGTAAATGAATGCGATCCAGATATACTCCTGGAAAAAATGGAAGCGATTAAGAGGCGTTTCAAGGGAGCGGGTGCGGACTATGTTATTGAATCAATTGGGCAATTGAAAGAGGTAATTCCCAAAATCGATCTCCAAATATCTCAATTAGAAAGGGAATTTGTATAAAGTATTTGGACTCTCTGGAACCCCAAAGATTAAACAACCTGTAGAGAGGGGGATATCATGCAACTCGACTATTCAAATTCCATCCCATTGCATATTCAATTGAAAAAAATAATTGAAGCTCAAGTGACGGAGGGAGTGCTATCTGAACAAATTCCAAGCGAACGACAGTTTATGGAAGATTATAATATTAGTCGCAGTACGGTTCGTGAGGCGATTAATTTGTTGGTCAGAGAAGGTATATTAGAAAAACGACATGGGAAAGGGACCTTTGTTTCGCTAAAACCGATTCATGATTGGTTGGGAAATTTAAGTAGTACGACGGAAACAATCCGCAATATGGGTATGAAGCCGGGGGCAAAACTTATCACACATTATCGCACTACACCATCTGGCTACATACGGGAGATGACCGGCTTTACCGAAGCATACTTTATCAAACGAATTCGCTATGCAGACGATATTGCTATTGGTGTGGAACGACATTATTATCCGGTGCCAATCGGGGAGCGGTTAGCTCAGTATGATCTTGATAATGCCACACTTTATGACTTGATTGAAAACGAGCTCGGTATTCAGTTTGCTGAGGCGAATCAAACGATATCCAGTGGCCCATTATTAGTAGAAGATCAAGAGTATTTAGGGGCTTCAGCCAATCAACATGTGTTAATTGCGGAACGGATTATTAAAGATCAGGCAGGTAATGTTATCGAAATGGAAGAGGCGTTCTACCGCAGTGATATGTACAACTTTAAAATTAACTTATCACGAAAATTTGGCTAAACGGGCTGTAATCATTTATAAATAGGTTAAATAAAACTTATTGTGTTTTTAAATATCAAAATTTAATAAAAACATTGAAATTTACCCGTGAGTTAGAATATACTAATTATAAACCTAATTCAACTGGTACGGACGTCACGATCTTGAGCAACGTCTTGCAGTAGTTATTTTTTGAGTTGGGAGTAATTATAGCGGGCATTGAGGTCTTACACAAAATTAAGAGGAAGAAAAACAGTCGGGAATGTAAGCGATTTCCCGGGGCTGTAAATATCGAGGTGTTTGCATGAACGGTAACTGCCTTTGATGAAGGTTGATTTATAGGTACCAACGAGCACACTGAAGAGGGTACTTTTTAGGGTGCTCGCCCATAATATGTATCTACTATTTTCGAATGGAGGCATTGATATGAAGACTGAAGTGGAAAAACATGCTGTATCAGAACAAACAACATCACATTTGTGGAATGCTATGCATAAATACAATCCGGATGCTCAGGATATGATGGCGGTATCCGGTAAAGGGTCATGGTTTAAAGATGAGAATGGCAAAGAGTATCTCGACGGTGTATCAGGATTATGGTGCTTAAATCTTGGCTACGGTCGGGAGGAGATTGCTGATGCAGCTGCAGAACAAATGAAGAAACTGACTTATTTTCCATTAACTATGAATCACCCGCCTGCTGTTGAATTAGCTGGGAAGATCAGTCAGCTCTTGGATGCAGATTATCAAACATTTTTCTCAAATAGTGGTTCCGAGGCTAATGAGACAGCGTTTAAAATTGCCCGACAGTATCATAATCAGACCGGTAATCCTAGAAAGTATAAATTTATCTCGCGTTACCGGGCATACCACGGGTCAACCCTTGGTGCATTAAGTGCAACCGCACAAGCGAATCGACGTACGAAATATGATCCCGGCGCACCAGGTTTTTTACATGTTTATCCACCCTATAGCTATCGCTCCGTTTTTGAAGGAAGTCCGGAAGAATCGGACTTGAAAGCAGCGCAAATGCTGGAAGAAATGATTAATTGGGAAGGGGAGGAAACGGTTGCAGCAGTGATTATGGAGCCGATTATCTCTGGTGGAGGAGTCCTTGTACCGTCACCGAAATATATCCAGCGTGTTGCTGAGATTTGTAAAGAGCATAACGTACTTCTAATTATGGATGAAGTTGTCGCCGGTTATGGTCGAACAGGAAAAATGTTTGGTTTCATGCATGCAGAGGGTGTTCAACCTGATATTGTTACGATGGCTAAAGGTTTGACGAGCGGTTATTTACCACTGGGTGCAACATCAGTTAAAACGGAAATTTATGATGCCTTTAAAGAGGCGGGAAAAGATAAACATTTCCGTCATGTTTCCACGTATGGAGGTCATCCGGCTGCATGTGCGGTTGCACTTAAAAACATTGAAATTATTGAGCGGGAACACATCGTGGAGCGTGTACAAAAACTTGGTGAAACCAAACTGGCTAAGCTTCATCAGTTGCAAGACCACGAAAATGTTGGTGAAGTTAGACAAAAAGGATTTTTAGTAGGAATAGAAATGGTTACAGATAAACAGTCCAAAACACCAATTGATGAGGCAACAATGGGCGAAATCGTAGGGAGGTGTAAACAAAAAGGCCTGATCATCGGTAAAAATGGCGATACTGTACCAGGTCAAAACAATGTGATTATTATTGCACCGCCACTTTCTAGTACAGAAGAGGATTTGGATTTTGTTGTAGAGACGGTTGAGTCTGTTATTCGGAGTATCTAGATTGTGAACTTCTACTTCCTTGGGAACAGGGGGAATGGAAGTTAGATGGGAAGGTAATAGATTTGAATTATGAACGATTAAAAACGTTTATTGCTGTTGCCGAAAAAAAGAGCTTTTCAGAGGCCGCCAAAATTTTATATGTTACGCAACCAACGATAACATCACAGGTAAAGGCTTTGGAGGAGGAACTGAATACCAAGCTATTTGAACGAACAACGAAAAAGGTAGCGATGACGCAATCTGCACACATTTTATTGAAATTTGCCAAGGAGATTGTTCGTTTGAGTGACTCAGCCCAAAAAGAAATTTCACAAATGGAAAGTACAATAAATGGCGATTTGCGGGTGGGATGTAGTCTGACTGTTGGAGAATATATACTTCCAGAGTTTTTGAAGCGGTTCAAAGATGCATTTCCACATGTCCGAATGAGTGTGGAGATCGCCAATTCACATCATATTGTCGAGAATATAAAGGATCAGGTTATTGATGTGGGTTTAATCGAGACTCCGATTGAGGATCAAAAAATTGTGAGCGACCCTATCCTGGAGGATGAACTTGTTTTAATTACGAAACCGGATTACTTTTCAAGTCATGAACTGCAAATTTCGCAGGAAAAATTAAGGGAAGTACCACTCATTATTCGTGAACAGGGGTCAGGAACCCGATCTGTTGTGGATCATTATCTTAAACAGGCCGGGCTTTCGTTAGACGATTTGAATGTGGTGATGGAGCTTGGTAGTACCGAAGCAATTAAGTCAGCAGTAGAATCTGGATTAGGAGTCTCATTTATTTCCAAAAACACCATAAAAAAAGAGCAAAAGTTAAAATTACTGAAGACGTATCAGGTGAAAAATATCTCGTTTTACCGTTATTTTTATATTGCCTTTCGAAAAGATCATGTTTTAAAAACAACAACGGAGTTATTTATCAAAGAACTGGGAGACATTATTCAGGAAAAGGAAGTAGGTAAGCTAATTCCGTTACCATCAAGCAATTGTTGATGATAGATTGATAATTTTTAAGGAGGAATTCAAATGGTAAACCAACAAGCAGAATTGAAGAAAGCAACAAATCAAAAAGTGAAGATGACACCTAGTGAGGCAATCGTCGAAACATTAGTAAAAGAAAATGTCAAAGAAGTTTATGGAATAGTTGGCTCCGCATTTATGGATATGCTTGACCTGTTCCCGACTGCCGGGATCCGTTTTATACCGGTACGTCACGAACAAAGTGCCGGTCATATGGCGGATGCGTATGAGCGGGTTACAGGAACTGCCGGGGTGATCGTCGGTCAAAATGGTCCCGGGATTACAAATATGGTAACGTCCGTAGCAGCGGCCAATCAGGCGCACAGCCCGATGGTAGTTATTTCTCCATCTGCAGGGACAGGATCTGTTGGTTTGGATGGTTTCCAGGAAGCTAATCAGGTGTCCATTTTTGAAGATATTACCAAAGAGACTGTACGCGTAACCAATAAAAACCGTGTAGCCGATTGCCTGAGAACTGCCTTTCGAATTGCGTATGCAGAACGTGGGCCGGTGTTATATGATATACCTCGCGACCTGTTTTATGGAGAAATAGAAGATTATATCCTCGAGCCAAGTCAATATCGCACAGACAAGCGCGGCAGTGGTGATCCGGCATCAATTGAGAGGGCTGTTTCCCTATTAAAGGATGCGAAAAACCCTGTTATTATTTCGGGTCGCGGATCTGTAGATGCAGATGGTATTGATTCAGTTGTAAAAATAGCAGAACATTTGTCAGCACCTGCTGCTTGTGCATATATGCATAATGATGCTTTTCCAGTCGATCATCCACTTGCTGTTGGGCCAATTGGTTATATGGGATCCAAGGCTGCCATGTATACACTAAAAGAGGCTGATGTTGTGTTAGCCATTGGAACACGTCTATCACAGTTCGGAACGCTTCCTTGTTATGATATTGACTATTTCCCTAAGGATGCCAAAATCATTCAAGTCGATATCAATCCACGGCAAATTGGGCGTACACATCCGGTTGAAGTTGGTATTATTGGTGATGCCAAAGCAGCCAGTGATGAAATTTATCGTCAGCTTCAGTCAGCTGTGCCATCTCCGGTGAAAAATTCGGCACGTTTAGCAGAGGTTAGTGATTTGAAAGAAAAATGGGAACAGGAATTAGTTGATCTGGCAATGGTGGATGGCGATCCAATCAATCCAAGACGGGCACTATTGGAATTGACTAAAGCACTTCCAAAGAATACAATCATCTCATCCGATATTGGTAACGTTTCATCGACTGCAAATGCCTATTTGAAATTTAATCAAACGAGACGTCATATTGCCGCGTTAACATTTGGCAATACAGGTTTTTCTTATCCGGCAGCACTTGGCGCCCAGTTAGCCGATCCTGATGCACCAGTTGTAGCGATTGTTGGCGATGGTGCATGGGGCATGAGCCTGCATGAAGTAAGCACGGCAGTTGAACAGAACATCCCAGTTATCGCTTGCGTGTTTAACAATAGATCATGGGCAGCAGAAAAGAAAAATCAAGTTGATTATTATGATGATCGTTATGTTGGATCGAATATTGAGGGCCCTGATTTTGCCGAAGTTGCCAAGTCAATGGGGGCGCTAGGCTATACGATTGACAAAGCAGAAGATATCGGTCCAACTGTAAAAGAGGTATTAAAACAAAGAAAGCCTGCCGTTTTGAATATCTATGTAGATGGGACTCAGCTGGCGCCACCATTTAGAAAAGATGCATTACACATGCCTACTCGCTTGTTGGATAAATATAAACACCTTGATTATAATGAATGGAAAAAATAACATATAAGTGCGTGTTCAAAAGGAGGATAAAAAGGACCGAGAAGTTCTAGGCGGCGCAGCTTTGAGCACCGGAGTGTACATAAAAGGTACATGAGGAGCGGAAAAGCAAGCCAACGACGAAATTCGAAGTGTCATTTTTACCGGACTTTTTGAACATCCTCTATAAACTGAAAATGCTCCGTACCAGTATCATTGGTATGGAGCATTTTTTTAAAGACACCAGACGACGAATTAATAGTTCCATTTAGCGTGATTCAGAAATAACTAGCAGCAGACAATAAAATTGGGACAGAAGCATTATCACCTGTCCCGATTTTATCTTATTCGTTTCCTGCTTCAACCCCCGGAGTATTCAACTCTGTTTTATTTTCTTCAACTTTAATCTGTTTATTTCCAAGGATCAAATAATTTAACTCCTCTGTGGGGATTTGGTTAAATTCTTTTCGTTTAGCTAAATAAAATACTACCCCAAGAACTATCCAGGCGATTAGGGCAATTCTTGACTGAATACCCAGGAAAGCCGGAGAACCAGGGATAAGTAGAAGTAAGATAAACGTTATACTTGCCAGCATCCCTACAAGTGAAAAAAGTTTCTTTAGAGGTGCAATCACATGTTTACTTGGGTTAAAGCTACTGTCCATCGACCATTTAAAAATGATATATGCGGTATAACAAGTATACAGATAGGCAATGGATACCCCGATAGACGACATGTCAACGACCCAAGTTAATGCTTCACGCCCAAACCATGGGGCGAACATTGACAGTATGACTGTAAAAAT is a window of Lentibacillus daqui DNA encoding:
- a CDS encoding short-chain fatty acid transporter; its protein translation is MRSITIFFDRMVQRFLPDAFLFAIILTFAVFVLGIIFTGSSPIQMIDYWGSGFWDLLDFAMQMSLIVVTGYILASTPIIKKLLAKLSQLANTPEQAILAVTFIASIACLINYGFGLVVGALYAIHLAKRVPTVDYRVLMASAYSGFLLWHGGLSGSIPLLIATPGHFLEDSIGIIPVTETLFSWFNIFIVLVLLFTLPFFNRFLIKSRGPLQNTDATSWKSESMTENEAEDSVDIEKLTPAERLENSRIVSYLTGILGLCFVIYFFFKNGFDLNINIVNFTFLFLGIIFHQTPRRFLNSVTSAVKNAGGIIIQFPFYAGIMGMMVASGLSEQMSLWFVSISNETTLPLFTFISAGIINFFVPSGGGQWAVQGPIMVPAALEIGADTAKTAMAVAWGDAWTNMIQPFWALPLLAIAGLKVRDIMGFCVLILIYSFFPIAIGLLFF
- the xsc gene encoding sulfoacetaldehyde acetyltransferase, whose protein sequence is MVNQQAELKKATNQKVKMTPSEAIVETLVKENVKEVYGIVGSAFMDMLDLFPTAGIRFIPVRHEQSAGHMADAYERVTGTAGVIVGQNGPGITNMVTSVAAANQAHSPMVVISPSAGTGSVGLDGFQEANQVSIFEDITKETVRVTNKNRVADCLRTAFRIAYAERGPVLYDIPRDLFYGEIEDYILEPSQYRTDKRGSGDPASIERAVSLLKDAKNPVIISGRGSVDADGIDSVVKIAEHLSAPAACAYMHNDAFPVDHPLAVGPIGYMGSKAAMYTLKEADVVLAIGTRLSQFGTLPCYDIDYFPKDAKIIQVDINPRQIGRTHPVEVGIIGDAKAASDEIYRQLQSAVPSPVKNSARLAEVSDLKEKWEQELVDLAMVDGDPINPRRALLELTKALPKNTIISSDIGNVSSTANAYLKFNQTRRHIAALTFGNTGFSYPAALGAQLADPDAPVVAIVGDGAWGMSLHEVSTAVEQNIPVIACVFNNRSWAAEKKNQVDYYDDRYVGSNIEGPDFAEVAKSMGALGYTIDKAEDIGPTVKEVLKQRKPAVLNIYVDGTQLAPPFRKDALHMPTRLLDKYKHLDYNEWKK
- a CDS encoding GntR family transcriptional regulator, encoding MQLDYSNSIPLHIQLKKIIEAQVTEGVLSEQIPSERQFMEDYNISRSTVREAINLLVREGILEKRHGKGTFVSLKPIHDWLGNLSSTTETIRNMGMKPGAKLITHYRTTPSGYIREMTGFTEAYFIKRIRYADDIAIGVERHYYPVPIGERLAQYDLDNATLYDLIENELGIQFAEANQTISSGPLLVEDQEYLGASANQHVLIAERIIKDQAGNVIEMEEAFYRSDMYNFKINLSRKFG
- a CDS encoding DMT family transporter, whose translation is MKKSSNSFTILLQKNKGLMWLLILTITLLWGYAWVLMKEVLAYMGPFTFSSFRFATGSIALLLIVWLSKKRFPLKRYWKPLLVQGILQTSIVFLLVMYGLRFVDAGKSSVLLYSMPMWSSLLAGKFLGEKLTSAKWVGLLIGMVGLLTILGWDIWIGQSIKVLFGELLIIIAAISWGVSNVYFRRKLQHLPKLETNAYQMLFGTIVMIIVTCLMEWGEPIDLNVHSIYYILFTGILASALCFTVWFLILSLIDMVTATISTLLVPVFGLLFSSLIIDEKLSVGVLTGSGLIIFGIIVAQVTRKEKAQRDKADVQQGR
- a CDS encoding selenium metabolism-associated LysR family transcriptional regulator — its product is MNYERLKTFIAVAEKKSFSEAAKILYVTQPTITSQVKALEEELNTKLFERTTKKVAMTQSAHILLKFAKEIVRLSDSAQKEISQMESTINGDLRVGCSLTVGEYILPEFLKRFKDAFPHVRMSVEIANSHHIVENIKDQVIDVGLIETPIEDQKIVSDPILEDELVLITKPDYFSSHELQISQEKLREVPLIIREQGSGTRSVVDHYLKQAGLSLDDLNVVMELGSTEAIKSAVESGLGVSFISKNTIKKEQKLKLLKTYQVKNISFYRYFYIAFRKDHVLKTTTELFIKELGDIIQEKEVGKLIPLPSSNC
- a CDS encoding aminotransferase — protein: MKTEVEKHAVSEQTTSHLWNAMHKYNPDAQDMMAVSGKGSWFKDENGKEYLDGVSGLWCLNLGYGREEIADAAAEQMKKLTYFPLTMNHPPAVELAGKISQLLDADYQTFFSNSGSEANETAFKIARQYHNQTGNPRKYKFISRYRAYHGSTLGALSATAQANRRTKYDPGAPGFLHVYPPYSYRSVFEGSPEESDLKAAQMLEEMINWEGEETVAAVIMEPIISGGGVLVPSPKYIQRVAEICKEHNVLLIMDEVVAGYGRTGKMFGFMHAEGVQPDIVTMAKGLTSGYLPLGATSVKTEIYDAFKEAGKDKHFRHVSTYGGHPAACAVALKNIEIIEREHIVERVQKLGETKLAKLHQLQDHENVGEVRQKGFLVGIEMVTDKQSKTPIDEATMGEIVGRCKQKGLIIGKNGDTVPGQNNVIIIAPPLSSTEEDLDFVVETVESVIRSI
- the phnX gene encoding phosphonoacetaldehyde hydrolase gives rise to the protein MNDQSLQHVKAVFMDWAGTMVDYGCFCPLDVFLEVFNKKGIEVSHEEAREPMGLPKRDHIKKICEMDRIANAWEKKYGRFPNEKDVDGLYADFEPALLSILPSYSTLIPGAAETAQWLQKNGIKIGSTTGYTRDMIDIVVPSAKQQGYDPDSVVTSDEVPAGRPNPWMIFRNAMNLGVYPLSHTVKIGDTLNDINEGINAGTWVVGVVKGSSELGMTEKEVNECDPDILLEKMEAIKRRFKGAGADYVIESIGQLKEVIPKIDLQISQLEREFV